From Deferrisoma camini S3R1, the proteins below share one genomic window:
- the pyrH gene encoding UMP kinase — MSERKPVYRRVLLKFSGEALMGAQGFGIDQDVVERLAHEVAEVRGLGVEVALVVGGGNIFRGLRASAAGMDRATADYMGMLATVINSLALQDALERRGAKTRVMSAITMQQVAEPYIRRRAIRHLEKGRIVIFAAGTGNPYFSTDTAAGLRAMEIGAEAILKGTKVDGVYDKDPVGHSDARRFDEVSYIEVLKRDLKVMDSTAISLCRDNRLPIIVYDFTRPGNTLRVVCGENIGTKVVGE, encoded by the coding sequence GTGAGCGAACGAAAGCCGGTGTACCGTCGGGTGCTGCTCAAGTTCTCCGGAGAGGCCCTCATGGGGGCCCAGGGGTTCGGCATCGACCAGGACGTGGTCGAGCGCCTGGCCCACGAGGTGGCCGAGGTGCGGGGCCTGGGGGTGGAGGTGGCCCTGGTGGTCGGCGGGGGCAACATCTTCCGGGGCCTCAGGGCCTCGGCCGCCGGCATGGACCGGGCCACGGCCGACTACATGGGCATGCTTGCCACGGTGATCAACAGCCTGGCCCTCCAGGACGCGCTGGAGCGCCGCGGGGCCAAGACCCGGGTGATGTCCGCGATCACCATGCAGCAGGTGGCCGAGCCCTACATCCGGCGCCGGGCGATCCGGCACCTGGAGAAGGGGCGGATCGTGATCTTTGCGGCGGGCACCGGCAACCCCTACTTCAGCACCGACACGGCCGCGGGGCTGCGGGCCATGGAGATCGGGGCCGAGGCCATCCTGAAGGGCACCAAGGTCGACGGGGTATACGACAAGGACCCGGTGGGCCACTCGGACGCCCGGCGGTTCGACGAGGTGTCGTACATCGAGGTGTTGAAGCGGGACCTCAAAGTGATGGATTCTACGGCCATCTCCCTGTGCCGGGACAACCGGCTGCCCATCATCGTGTACGACTTCACCCGGCCCGGCAACACCCTGCGGGTGGTGTGCGGCGAGAATATCGGCACGAAGGTGGTGGGAGAGTGA